The DNA region ACGAATAAATTCTTGGACAATCTCCTAGAAAGCGCTGTCTCACTCCCAACACCCATAGGAGAAATGTTATCAGACATAGGCAGCCTACCGGGCGGTGTGGTCAGCGACGAGGAACAACGACAACTGGAGAATGTGAATGGGCGAGTGGTTGCGATGGGATTGTCCGAAGGTGAATTCAGTTACGAGTTAATTAACGAACGCACTGATCAACCTATGGCAATGATAGATTTGGCATGGCCTGATGGGTTGCAGGCGGGATTGAGCCAACCTGTGGCGCTACTCATTGATGAAGACACACCAGTTGAGACAATTGTCAGTCAAGCGGGATTCCGAATCTATACTGACGTTGAATCGCTGATGGACTATGTCTCGCAAGACGTGCTGGTGCTTGATGTTGCTGCGGACTAATCTGGAGTGCCAAGAACGCCTTCGTAGGAGGACTTGGGCATCCCAACCAGATCCTACAACTGACAGTTGATGTCCGAAAGTAACGCTGATATGTGCCGTTCCACTTTGTCAACGTAGAACGGCACGTATCTATATCCTGTTAGCCCCGGCCGTTAACTATACAGCGCCTCCCCGCGGTGCAGCCGCAGCGCAATGTTGTAGGTTTGGCGCACGGCGCGCGATGTGGGTGCGTGCGCCGCGAGGAAGCGCGATAGGGCTATCAGCACTACGCGCGCTTCGTCTGTGCCGCGACGCTCTTCGTGCTGCTTTATCGCCGCGTCCACAATTTGGAAGTTATGAAAGCCCGACTCTTCGCGCAGCATCGCGTGTCCAAGCGATGCGATGATGCCCTCAGGCTCCGCGCCGCCGCTGATGTAGTCGGACACTATCTGCGCGGACGGTTCTACGCGCTGTTGCACATCCATGCCGGACAGCAGGTCGGAGCGTAAGGTACCGCCGTCTATCGCAGGGTTCGCTGCGCCGTTTGCCGTGCCGTTCGTGAGCGGGTCCGGCACTCGCTGCGCGGGCATGTTCAGGAAGCGATCCAAGTACACGCTCATCGCGGTGTCCAGCGCGCCACGCAGGAGTTCAAGGGACGGCGCGCGCTTGAGCGCCTGATGCAGCGCGTTCGCCGCCGTCAGCGTGTTGTGCAGCGTGTCCCAGTCGTTGAACTCGTTGGATGTGTGGAATCGCGCCATCCGCATGAACGCCGCGAATGCCACCGCCGAGCCAATCTGCGCCTCGCTCGCGCCATTTCGCACGGCTTCTACTATGGCGTCGAGCGTTGCTGCGGGATCATCTTGCAGTATCATATCGACGAGTGCGCCTTCGTCGTCCCACTCACCGCGCTTGCCCAAGCCCTCGTCATAAGCCGCCGCAAGGGCCTCGCGCGCCTGCCAAGTCATCGTCGCGATGTCTTCCGGATTGCGCCAAGTGCCCAGTTCCTCGCTGCGCTGCACGCCCGCCATTCCGTACACCAAGCTGGTAAGAACCTGTGCGGCGTGCTCCCAGCCGAGATGGTCGAGTAGCTCGAACGCCTTGTTGGCGAAGTCGAGCATATGCCCGCCGTCCACGTAGAGGTGGTCGGTGATGGCTGCGAATATCATGTCCGCGATGGTCTGCTCCGGAATGCCGA from Chloroflexota bacterium includes:
- a CDS encoding Rieske (2Fe-2S) protein, which codes for MATMTDNLIRVGTLNEIRARGCTVVTGGGHTIAVFVHGDAVHAVDNRCPHMGFPLDRGTVKNGILTCHWHHARFDLSSGGTFDPWADDVRSFPVTIDDGEVWVNPSPPEPDQTARWSKRLQDALEDNIRLVIAKSVLGLDAAKADYRVPLGIGADFGTTYSAAGWGQAMTILTCSASMLPYLDAKDRTLAMYQGLMHVARSNAGMPPRFMLDPLPTGETRHEVFKLWFRNFIDVRYADGAERCLRTAIEVGIPEQTIADMIFAAITDHLYVDGGHMLDFANKAFELLDHLGWEHAAQVLTSLVYGMAGVQRSEELGTWRNPEDIATMTWQAREALAAAYDEGLGKRGEWDDEGALVDMILQDDPAATLDAIVEAVRNGASEAQIGSAVAFAAFMRMARFHTSNEFNDWDTLHNTLTAANALHQALKRAPSLELLRGALDTAMSVYLDRFLNMPAQRVPDPLTNGTANGAANPAIDGGTLRSDLLSGMDVQQRVEPSAQIVSDYISGGAEPEGIIASLGHAMLREESGFHNFQIVDAAIKQHEERRGTDEARVVLIALSRFLAAHAPTSRAVRQTYNIALRLHRGEALYS